The segment GATCACGTTGATCACCGTGTGATTGATGACTTCCATGGTCTCCTCCGTTATTTGCGCGTGAGCTCGCCGTCGCGGCACAACAGCGTCGCGGCGACGATGTCGTCGGTCAGGTCGATGTTCAGCGTGCCGTCCTTCGCGACGATCAGCTTCATGAAGTCGAGCAGGTTGCGCGCGTACAGCGCCGACGCGTCCGACGCGACCATCGACGCGAGGTTCGTGTAGCCGGCAATCGTCACGCCGTTGTGCACGATCACCTGGTCGGCGACCGTCAACGGGCAGTTGCCGCTCTTCCTGCCGTCGAATTCCGGGCCGCGGCCGGCCGCGAGATCGACCAGCACCGAACCCGGCTTCATCGACTGTGCGGTTTCGACCGAGATCAGCGTCGGCGCCGGGCGTCCGGGGATCAGCGCGGTGGTGATCACGATGTCGGCCTGCTTCGCACGCTCGTGCACGAGCGCGGCCTGGCGGCCGAGCCACGACGGCGGCATCGGGCGCGCATAACCGCCGACACCCTGCGCGGCCTCGCGCTCGTCGTCGGTTTCGAACGGGACGTCGAGGAATTTCGCGCCGAGCGACTCGATCTGCTCCTTCACGGCCGGCCGCACGTCGGAGGCCTCGATCACGGCGCCCAGCCGCTTCGCGGTCGCGATCGCCTGCAGCCCCGCGACGCCCGCGCCGAGAATCAGCACGCGCGCGGCCTTCACGGTGCCCGCGGCCGTCATCAGCATCGGAAAGAAGCGCGGATACAGCGCCGCGGCGACCAGCACGGCCTTGTAGCCCGCGATGTTTGCCTGCGACGACAGCACGTCGAGACTCTGCGCGCGCGTCGTGCGCGGCGCGGCTTCGAGCGCGAAGCCCGTCACGCCGGCCGCGGCGAGTTTCGCCGCCTGCTCGCCGTTGAACGGATCGAGCATGCCGACCAGCACGGAGCCGCGCTTGAGCAATGGCAGTTCGGTGTCGATGGGTGCCTGGACCTTCAGCACCAGGTCGGCGTCAAAAGCGGCCGACTGGTCGGTCAATTCGGCACCGGCGGCCGCATAGGCTTCGTCGGGATAACTGGCTGCGATGCCGGCCCCTTTCGCGATACTGACGCGATGGCCGGCAGCCGCGTATTTCTTCACGGTTTCCGGCGTCGCAGCCACACGCGCCTCGTTCGCCCGCGTTTCAGCAGGCACTCCAATATGCATCGTCAGTTCCTCCAGTCATTGTCAGTATTTCTTTTCTTGCAATTCTTACTGCACAACGAGCCGGACAGGCTGACTTACCGGCTCACGGGCAACGGCGTTCACGCTGCACTTTAACCGAAAGCGATGGTCGCGCCAGCACATTCCGCACGATCGTGCGCGAATGCGACATTAGCCCGGCCTGCGCTGCCGCGCATCGGCGGGACGGACGATCTGCGAGGGTCGGATTCGTCTAATCAGACGCCGGGCAGCGTTCGGGCGCAACCGGTAAAATGCCGAACCATGAAACCCGAAATCTGGACCCCGCATGTGACGGTCGCGGCGCTCGTCGAGCACGCCGGCCGCTTTCTCGTGATCGAGGAAGAAACCTCGACGGGCCTGCGCATCAATCAGCCGGCCGGTCATCTCGAAGCCGGCGAAACGCTGGCCGACGCCGTGATCCGCGAGACGCTCGAGGAAACCGCGCACCCGTTCACGCCCGACGCGCTCGTCGGCGTCTATCTCGCGCACTACGACCGCCCCGGCACCGCCGGCGCGACCTACCTGCGCTTCACGTTCTGCGGCACGGCCGGCGAGCCGGTCGCGGGCCACGTGCTCGACGACGGCATCATTCGCACACTGTGGATGACGGCCGACGAACTGCGCGCCTGCAGCGAACGCCACCGCTCGCCCGCGGTGATGCGCTGCGTCGACGACTATCTCGCCGGGCGGCGCATTCCGCTCGATTTCGTGCACACGCATTCGGTCGCGCCGCGCCCAGAAGCATTCGAACGTCAGGCGGTCAACAAATGAGCAAGCGCCGGGTAGTGGTGGGCATGTCGGGCGGCGTCGATTCGTCGGTGACCGCGTGGCTGCTGAAGGAACAGGGCTACGACGTGGTCGGCCTGTTCATGAAGAACTGGGAAGACGACGACGACGGCGAATACTGCTCGACGCGCCAGGACTGGATCGACGTCGTGTCGGTGGCCGACCTGATCGGCATCGACGTGGAAGCCGTCAACTTCGCAGCAGAATACAAGGACCGCGTGTTCGCCGAGTTCCTGCGCGAATACTCGGCCGGCCGCACGCCGAACCCCGACGTGCTGTGCAACGCCGAGATCAAGTTCAAGGCGTTCCTCGATCACGCGATGTCGCTCGACGCGGAAATGATCGCGACCGGCCACTATGCGCGCGTGCGCGAGCGAGACGGGCGTTTCGAACTGCTGAAGGCTTTCGATCATACGAAAGACCAGTCGTACTTCCTGCACCGGCTGAACCAGGCGCAACTGTCGAAGACGATGTTCCCGCTCGGCGAGATGCCGAAGACCAAGGTGCGCGAGATCGCCGCGCAGATCGGGCTGCCGAACGCGAAGAAGAAGGATTCGACCGGCATCTGCTTCATCGGCGAACGGCCGTTCCGCGATTTCCTGAACCGCTACCTGCCGACGAAACCCGGCCCGATGAAGACGCCCGACGGCAAGGTCGTCGGCGAGCACATCGGCCTCGCGTTCTACACGTTCGGCCAGCGCAAGGGCATCGGCCTCGGCGGCAGCAAGAGCGGCAGCGGCGAACCGTGGTTCGTCGCCGCGAAGGACATCGCGTCGAACACGCTGTACGTCGTGCAGGGCCACGATCATCCGTGGCTGCTGTCGCGGCAGCTCGTCGCCGGCAACGTGAGCTGGGTCGCCGGCGAGCCGCCGGCCGAAGGCTTCGCGTGCGGCGCGAAGACGCGCTACCGGCAGGCCGATGCCGCGTGCGCATTCGGCGCAGCCACGCCCGGCCCGGAACGCGAAGCCCGCTTCTCGCTCGCGTTCGACGACGCGCAGTGGGCCGTCACGCCGGGCCAGTCGGCCGTGCTGTACGACGGCGAGATCTGTCTCGGCGGCGGCATCATCGAAAGCGCGGCGACCGGCGACTGGCAGGTGCTCGACGCGACCGCGCTCGCGGACGCACGCTGACGCGCCACCGGCGCCGCGCGGGCGGCGCCGACCGACAGCGGCCGCACCCGCGGCCGCCCGCCTTTTCAACGCATGCGCTGCACGGCCGCATCGTAGCGCTCGCGCGCCGCGTCGAGCTCGGGGAAATACCGCTCGGCCGAGCGCGCGAGCGCCACGAGCGTCTCCACCGGCGATCCCGCACCGGCGTCAGCCGGTATTCGACATGCGTGCGCCGCGCCCGTGTACGGCCCGTTCATCCGCCACACCTTCGCCGGACACTGGGCGCCGGCTCGGCAACGCGCGCTTCACGGGACCCGTAGTAGACTCTCGACCATCGTGGGCGCCGGCGGCGGCCAGGCACGGCACGGGCTCCACGCCCGCCGGCCCGGCGCGACGTCGCGTGCGCCGACCTCCGGCCGCCGCACGACCGCTCGCGCGCGGCGGCCACCGAATAATTACGACGGAGTCCCCATGTTTTCCCGACGCTATCTCGCGATGTGGTGCGCGGTCCTGCTGTTCGTGGCCGTCGCGGCACTCGCCGCGCGGCACGCGATCGCGTGGCTGTGGATCCTGATCCCCGCCGCCCTCGTCGCGCTCGGCCTGTACGACCTGAAGCAGGACCGTCACGCGATCCTGCGCAACTACCCGCTCTGGGGCCACTTCCGCTTCCTGTTCGAGTTCATCCGCCCCGAAATCCGCCAGTACTTCGTCGAGGACGATACCGACGAGAAACCGTTCTCGCGCGCGCAGCGCAGCCTCGTCTACCAGCGCGCGAAGAACGTCGCCGACAATCGCCCGTACGGCACCGAGTTGAACGTGAAGGCCGTCGCGCACGAATGGATCAGCCACTCGCTCGCGCCGACGAAGCTGCCGAACCACGATTTCCGCATCCGCGTCGGTGCGAATCGCGCGCAACCGTATGACATTTCGATCTTCAACATCTCGGCGATGAGCTTCGGCTCGCTGTCCGCGAACGCGATCCGCTCGCTGAACCTCGGCGCGAAGAAAGGCGGTTTCGCGCACGACACCGGCGAAGGCTCGCTGTCGAAGTACCACCGCGAGAACGGCGGCGACATCATCTGGGAAATCGCGTCGGGCTACTTCGGCTGTCGCAACGACGACGGCACGTTCAACCCCGACAAGTTCGCGAAACAGGCCGCCGATCCGCAGGTCAGGATGATCGAGATCAAGCTGTCGCAGGGCGCGAAGCCCGGCCACGGCGGCGTGCTGCCGGCCGCGAAGATCACGCCGGAGATCGCCGAGACGCGCGGCGTGCCGATGGGCAAGGACTGCATCTCGCCCGCGACGCACTCGGAATTCTCGACGCCGCGCGGGCTGCTCGAATTCGTCGAGCGGCTGCGCACGCTGTCGGGCGGCAAGCCGACCGGCTTCAAGCTGTGCGTCGGCCATCCGTGGGAATTCTTCGGGATCGCGAAGGCGATGGTCGAGACGGGCATCGTGCCGGACTTCATCGTCGTCGACGGCGCGGAAGGCGGCACGGGCGCGGCGCCGCTCGAATTCACCGACCACGTCGGCGTGCCGCTGCAGGAAGGGCTGCTGCTCGTGCACAACACGCTCGTCGGGATCGGCGTACGCGATCGCGTGAAGCTCGGCGCGAGCGGCAAGATCATCACCGCGTTCGACGTCGCGCGCACGCTCGCGATCGGCGCGGACTGGGTGAACTCGGCGCGCGGCTTCATGTTCGCGGTCGGCTGCATCCAGGCGCAGACGTGCCATACGGGCCGCTGCCCGACCGGCGTCGCGACGCAGGACCCGGTGCGCCAGCGCGCGCTCGTCGTACCCGACAAGGCCGACCGCGTGTACAACTTCCACCGCAATACGCTGCACGCGCTGCAGGAACTCGTGCAGGCGGCCGGCCTCGCGCACCCGTCCGAGCTGCGCGCGCATCACATCGTGCAGCGCATCGCGCCGCACGAGGTCCGGCTGATGTCGCAGTTGCTGAAGTACCTGAAGCCCGGCGCGCTGCTCGACGGCCAGACCTGCGGCTTCACGCTGTACGACAAGTGGTGGCCGATCGCGCGCAGCGATTCGTTCACGCTCGGCGAGGCCGTCTACGCGTCGATCGAGTGACGCTCGCGACCGCCCCGCTGCGGGGTGGCCCGGCAAAAAGACAAGCGCCCCGCGGGGCGCTTGTCTTTCGTCTGCCGAATGCCTGACTGCGTGGCCGGCAGCGGCTCAGTTCTGCGGCAGCGTGTCGGCGAACGACTGCCGCTGCAGCAGCTTCACGAAGTGCTTGTCGAGGTTCGGATGGCGATCGCGCCAGTTGAGCTCGGGCATCCGGAAGTCGAGATAGCCGAGCGCGCAGCCGAGTGCGATATCGGCGAGCGAGTAATGATTACCGACGCACCACGTCTTGCCGCCGAGACCCTGCGACATCGCGACGAGACCGTCGTCGATCTTGCGCTGCTGGCGCGCGATCCAGCTCGCGCTGCGCTGCGCCTCGTCGCGCATCGTGTGTTCGACGCGAATCGCGACCGCCGCGTCGAGCACGCCGTCGCCCAGGGCTTCCCAGCAGCGCACTTCGACGCGCTCGCGGCCCGACGGCGGAATCAGCTTGCCGACCGGCGACAGCGTATCGACGTATTCGCAGATCACGCGGGAATCGAACACCGCGGCACCATCTTCCATCACGAGGCACGGGACCTTGCCGAGCGGATTCGATGCATGAATATCCGTCTCCGGCGCCCACACGTTCTCGAGCTCTAGCTTGTAGTCGATCTTCTTTTCAGCGAGCACGATCCGCGCCTTTCGGACGTACGGGCTGCTGAGCGAACCGATTAATTTCATCATCTGCCTTTTATGGGAACCGCCGAGAGTATACGTTGTCGCCGATCATAACCGGCCAGCGGCGCGCGGTAGAAAATCGCCCGGCCGGCCTGTGGATGGTTTGCAACAGCCGCCGCGCGGGCCTTCCGGCGCGGCTTCCCGCCCCACTCTCACGCGCGGCGTCCCGCGGCGCTACAATCGCACGATGAATGCGCCCCTCGATCCCGCCATCGCCGTCGACGTCTACCGCCAACGCCGTGAACGCGTGCTTGCCGCACTGCGCGCCGCGGGCGGCGGCGTCGCCATCGTCCCCACCGCGCCGGAACTGCTGCGCAACCGCGATACGGCCTACCCGTACCGGCACGACAGCTACTTCCATTACCTGACGGGCTTCACCGAGCCGGATGCCGTGCTCGTGCTGAACGCTGCCGCGCCGCACGGCGCGCCGGAGTCGATCCTGTTCTGCCGCGGCAAGAATGCCGACCGCGAGATCTGGGAAGGCTTCCACTACGGGCCCGAAGCCGCGCGCGACGCGTTCGGCTTCGACGCGGCGTTCGCGGTCGACGTGATCGACACCGAAATGCCGCGCCTGCTCGCCGACGCGGGCACCGTGCACTACCGGTTCGGCGCATCGGCCGACTTCGACCGACAGCTCGCGGGCTGGATCGACGCGGTGCGCGCGCTGGCGCGCACGGGCGTCGCCGCGCCGGACGCGCTGCTCGACCTCACGCCGCTCGTCGACGACATGCGACTCGTGAAGGACGAACACGAACTCGCGATCATGATGCGCGCCGCGCACATCTCCGCGCTCGCGCACCGCCGCGCGATGCAGGTGTGCCGCCCCGGCATCCGCGAATATGAACTCGAGGCCGAGCTGCTGTATACGTTCCGCAAGCACGGCGCGCAGGCGCCCGCGTACGGCTCGATCGTCGCGGCCGGCGCAAACGCGTGCGTGCTGCACTACCCGGCCGGCAACGCGGCCGCGCGGGACGGCGACCTGATCCTGATCGACGCCGCGTGCGAACTCGACGGCTACGCGTCGGACATCACACGGACGTTCCCGGCCAACGGGCGCTTCTCGCCCGCGCAGCGCACGCTGTACGACATCGTGCTCGCCGCGCAGCAGGCCGCGATCGATGCGACGCGCGCGGACGTGCCGTTCGAGGCGCCGCACGATGCGGCCGTGCGCGTGCTCGCGCAGGGGCTGCTCGACACCGGCATCATCCCGAAAGCGCGCTTCTCGAACGTCGACGACGTGATCGCCGAGCGCGCATACACACGCTTCTACATGCACCGCACGGGCCACTGGATCGGCATGGACGTGCATGACTGCGGCGACTACCGCGAGCGGCTCGCCGAGCGCGACGGCAACGGCGCGCTGCCGTGGCGCACGCTGAAACCCGGCATGACGCTGACGGTCGAGCCCGGCCTGTATGTGCGCGCAGCCGACGACGTGCCGCCCGAGTACTGGAACATCGGCATCCGCATCGAGGACGACGCGATCGTGCGCGAGCAGGGCTGCGAGCTGATCACGCGCGGCGTGCCCGTCGCGGCCGACGAAATCGAAGCGCTGATGCGCGCGGGCGCATGACCGGCCGCCGCCGACCGTTACCTCCGTTTCACGAATCAAGATGACGACCGCTTCCTCCCCGGCCACGCCGGACTACGACCTCGCCATCGTCGGCGCGGGCCCCGTCGGGCTCGCGCTCGCCGGCTGGCTCGCGCGCCGCAGCGCAACGCAGCACGCGTCGATCGCGCTGATCGATGCGCGCGAACCGGTCGCGAGCGCGAACGACCCGCGCGCGATCGCCGTCTCGCACGGCAGCCGCGTGCTGCTCGACACGCTCGCGTGGCCCGCCGACGCGACGCCGATCGAACATATCCACGTATCGCAACGCGGTCATTTCGGCCGTACGCTGATCGACCGCGACGAACACGACCTCGCCGCGCTCGGCTATGTCGTGCGCTATGGCTCGCTCGTGCAGGCGCTCGCGGGCGCCGTGCGCGGCATGCGCGTCGACTGGCTCACGTCGACTACCGCGCGCGCGCCGCAGCAGGACGCCGACGGCGTCACGCTGACGCTCGACGGCCCGCAGGGCGAGCGCACGCTGCGCGCGCGCATCGTCATCAATGCCGAAGGCGGGCTGTTCCACGAACAGCAGGCCGACGCCGGCAAGCATCGCCGCGACTACGGGCAGACCGCGCTCGTCGGCACGGTCACGGTATCGGCGCCGCGCCCGAACGTCGCGTGGGAACGCTTCACGCACGAAGGCCCGCTCGCGCTGCTGCCGCTCGGCGGGCCGCGCCAGGCCGACTACGCGCTCGTCTGGTGCTGCACGCCCGACGAAGCGGCACGCCGCGCCGCGCTGCCCGACGACACGTTCCTGCGCGAGCTCGGCAGCGCGTTCGGCGAACGCATGGGCCAGTTCGTCGCGATCGCGGGCCGCGCGTCGTTCCCGCTCGGGCTGAACGCCGCGCAGACGCTGGTCAGCGGCCGCGTCGCGATCGTCGGCAATGCCGCGCAAACCCTGCACCCCGTCGCGGGCCAGGGGCTCAACCTCGGGCTGCGCGATGCGCATACGCTCGTCGACACGCTGTCCGCGCAGGGCTTGGAAGCAACCGCACTCGCGACCTTCAACGCGCGCCGCGCGCTCGACCGGCGCTTCACGATCGGCGCGACCGACACGCTGGCGCGGCTGTTTACGATCGACTCGGGCCCGCTCCCGCTGCTGCGCGGCGCCGCGCTCACCGCGCTCGAATTCGTGCCGCCGCTCAAGAAGGCGATCGCGCGCCAGATGATGTTCGGCCAGCGCAACTGACGCGCGGGCGCACCGCGCGGTGCGCCCAGCCGGACCACACAAACCGGGTCAAATCGGCGGGGCATGGGAATACGGTAAAATACGCGTTTCCCTCCGCCCTTTTCATGCCCGCGCCGGTCGCGGGCGGTGCCATTGCGATGCCCGTTATCGGCTCTCACGTATTGCGTAACAACCTGTTCGTCGCCCCGATGGCCGGGGTGACGGATCGTCCGTTCCGCCAGCTCTGCAAGCGGCTGGGGGCCGGTTACGCCGTGTCCGAGATGGTCGCGTCCAATGCGCAGCTCTGGAAAAGCGCGAAGACGATGCGGCGCGCGAACCACGAAGGCGAAGTGGAGCCGATCGCGGTGCAGATCGCCGGCGCCGATCCGGCGATGATGGCCGAAGCGGCCCGCTACAACGTCGACAACGGCGCGCAGATCATCGACATCAACATGGGCTGCCCGGCGAAGAAGGTCTGCAACGTCGCGGCCGGCTCCGCGCTGCTGCAGAACGAGCCGCTCGTACAGCGGATCGTCGAGGCCGTCGTCGCGGCGGTCGGCACGGGGCCCGATGCGGTGCCCGTCACGCTGAAGATCCGCACCGGCTGGGACCGCGAGCACAAGAACGCGATCACGGTCGCGCGCCTGGCCGAAGCCGCCGGCATCTCGATGCTCACCGTGCACGGCCGCACACGCGCCGACCTGTATCGCGGCGACGCCGAATACGACACCATCGCGGCCGTGAAGGCGGCCGTGCGGATTCCGGTCGTCGCGAACGGCGACATCACGTCGCCCGCAAAGGCGAAGGCCGTGCTCGATGCAACGGGCGCCGACGCGCTGATGATCGGTCGTGCCGCGCAAGGCCGGCCGTGGCTGTTCCGTGAAATCGATCATTTCCTGCAAACCGGCGAGCTGCTGCCTCCGCCGTTGATCGACGAGATCCAGCAGGTGATGAACGAACACCTGGAAGACCACTACGCTTTCTATGGTGAATTCACGGGAGTCCGTACTGCGCGCAAGCACATCGGCTGGTACACTCGCGGCCTTTCCGGTGCCAACGGGTTCCGGCACAGGATGAACACGCTCGATTCCTCCCGCGAGCAGCTCGCCGCCGTCAATGCCTTCTTCGAGGCGCAAAAGGCGCTGTCGGACCATCTCGTCTACGTCGATGACGAAGAGGAAAACGGCCAGGGCGAGTCGGACGACCATAACCAGTTAGCAGCATGAGCAAGCACAACATCGAACAATGTGTCCGCGAGAGCCTGGACGTGTATTTCCGGGATCTAGACGGCTCCAATCCGCACGACGTCTATGAAATGGTGATGTCCTGCGTCGAAAAGCCGATGCTCGAGGTCGTGCTCGACCAGGCAGGCGGCAACCAGTCGCTCGCCGCGGAGTACCTCGGCATCAACCGCAACACGCTGCGCAAGAAGCTGCAGCAGCACGGCCTGCTGTAGTCGGCCGTCCCGTCCCCGTTTCCCTGGCTATTGGTGGTTCCATCATGATCAAGCAAGCGCTCATTTCCGTTTCCGACAAGACCGGCATCGTCGACTTCGCGAAGTCGCTGTCCGACCTCGGCGTCAAGCTGCTGTCGACGGGCGGCACCGCGAAACTGCTCGCCGACGCGGGCCTGCCCGTTACCGAAGTGGCCGACTACACGGGCTTTCCGGAAATGCTCGATGGGCGCGTGAAGACGCTCCACCCGAAGGTGCACGGCGGCATCCTCGCCCGCCGCGACCTGCCCGAGCACATGCAGGCGCTGGAACAGCACGGCATCCCGACGATCGACCTGCTCGTCGTGAACCTGTATCCGTTCGTCGCGACGATCGCGAAGGACGACTGTACGCTCGCCGACGCGATCGAGAACATCGACATCGGCGGCCCGACGATGCTGCGCTCGGCCGCGAAGAACCACCGCGACGTGACGGTCGTCGTCGATCCGGCCGACTACGCGGTCGTGCTCGATGAAATGAAGGCGAACGACAACACGGTCGGCTACCCGACCAACTTCCGCCTCGCGACGAAGGTGTTCGCGCACACCGCGCAATACGACGGCGCGATCACGAACTACCTGACGAGCCTGACCGACGAGCTGAAGCACGCATCGCGCAGCGCGTACCCGGCGACGCTGAACATGGCGTTCGACAAGGTGCAGGACCTGCGCTACGGCGAGAACCCGCACCAAAGCGCGGCGTTCTACCGCGACATCGCGACGCCGGCCGGCGCGCTCGCGAACTACCGCCAGCTGCAGGGCAAGGAACTGTCGTACAACAACATCGCGGATTCGGACGCGGCGTGGGAATGCGTGAAGACGTTCGACGCGCCGGCCTGCGTGATCATCAAGCATGCGAACCCGTGCGGCGTCGCGATCGGCAACGACTCGGCCGACGCTTACGCGAAGGCGTTCCAGACCGATCCGACCTCCGCGTTCGGCGGCATCATCGCGTTCAACCGCGAAGTCGACGAAGCGGCCGCGCAGGCTGTCGCGAAGCAGTTCGTCGAAGTGCTGATCGCACCGTCGTTCTCCGACGCCGCGAAGCAGGTGTTCGCCGCGAAGCAGAACGTGCGCCTGCTCGAAATCGCGCTCGGCGACGGCCATAACGCATTCGACCTGAAGCGCGTGGGCGGCGGCCTGCTCGTGCAATCGCTCGATTCGAAGAACGTGCAGCCGCACGAGCTGCGCGTCGTCACGAAGCGCCACCCGACGCCGAAGGAAATGGACGACCTGCTGTTCGCCTGGCGCGTCGCGAAGTACGTGAAGTCGAACGCGATCGTGTTCTGCGGCAACGGCATGACGCTCGGCGTCGGCGCAGGCCAGATGAGCCGCGTCGATTCCGCGCGCATCGCGAGCATCAAGGCGCAGAACGCGGGCCTGGCGCTGGCCGGCTCGGCCGTCGCGTCGGATGCGTTCTTCCCGTTCCGCGACGGCCTCGACGTTGTCGTGGCGGCCGGCGCGACCTGCGTGATCCAGCCGGGCGGCTCGATGCGCGACGACGAAGTGATCGCGGCAGCCGACGAGCACAACATCGCGATGATCCTGACGGGCGTGCGTCACTTCCGTCACTGATCGCACGCGGCCTGCACGGTCGCAGCACGACAACCCGGCGGCGCTGCACCCGCCGGGTTTTTTATTGCGCAGCGCCGTCGCGCACCACCGTGCGACCGGCTCGCCGCACCATTCGTTGTAGTATCGCTGCATCACGCATTTCTCCTCACTCATGCGAATTCTCGGCATCGACCCCGGCCTGCGCGTCACCGGCTTCGGCGTCATCGACGTCAGCGGCCACCGGCTCGCCTATGTCACGAGCGGCGTGATCCGCACGCCGACGGCCGACCTGGCCACCCGGCTCGGCACGATCTTCCAGGGCGTGTCGACGATCGTGCGCGAACATGCGCCCGACCAGGCCGCGATCGAAAAGGTGTTCGTCAACGTGAACCCGCAGTCGACGCTGCTGCTCGGCCAGGCACGCGGCGCCGCGATCTGCGGCCTCGTCGCGGGCGGCCTGCCGGTCGCCGAATACACGGCGCTGCAGCTCAAGCAGGCCGTCGTCGGCTACGGCCGCGCGACCAAGACGCAGATGCAGGAAATGGTCACGCGGCTGCTCAACCTCTCCGGCCAACCGGGTTCCGACGCGGCCGACGCACTCGGCATGGCGATCTGCCATGCGCACGGCGGCAACACGCTCAGCACGCTCGGCGGCCTCGCGCCGGCGCTCGCGAAAAAAGGGCTGCGCGTGCGGCGCGGGCGACTGGTCGGCTGACGCAGGCGCGCCCTCGCCCGGCACACCGGACCGACCGTTTTGCCCGCGCGCGGCGCACACGCGACACGCGTCGCTTCGGCCTGATGGCCAAGCCCATCGGTATTGCGCCGCGCGTGCGCTACACTCGCGCTTTCTTCCTCGCATCCCGCCATCCATGATCGGTCGCATCGCCGGCATCCTGCTCGAAAAGAACCCGCCTCATCTGCTCGTCGACTGCAACGGCGTCGGCTACGAAATCGACGTGCCGATGAGCACCTTCTACAACCTGCCGCAAACAGGCGAGCGCGTCGTGCTGCTCACGCAGCAGATCGTCCGCGAGGACGCGCACCTGCTGTACGGCTTCCTGACGCAGCAGGAACGCACGACCTTCCGCGAGCTGCTGAAGATCACCGGCATCGGCGCACGCATGGCGCTCGCCGTGCTGTCCGGCATGAGCGTGCAGGAGCTCGCGCAGGCCGTGACGATGCAGGACGCCGCGCGCCTCACGCGCCTGCCCGGCATCGGCAAGAAGACGGCCGAGCGCCTGCTGCTCGAGCTGAAGGGCAAGCTCGGCGCCGACCTCGGCGCGCTCGCCGGCGCCGCGTCGCCGTCCGACCACGCGACCGACATCCTCAACGCGCTGCTCGCGCTCGGCTACTCCGAAAAGGAAGGCCTCGCCGCGATCAAGAACGTGCCGGCCGGCACCGGCGTGTCCGAAGGCATCAAGCTCGCGCTGAAGTCGCTGTCGAAGGCGTAACGCGCGGCCAGACCGGCCATTGAAGCCAGTGTCGCGCGGCCGCGCGGCGCTCGCCAGTCGGCCGTTCGGTCAGGTGGGCCGGATAGCGGCGCGCGGTACAATGGCCGCATGATCGAAACCGACAAACTCGCCACCGAGCAGCGGATCATCGCCGCCACGCCCACCTCGTCGCACGAGGAGGTGTTCGAACGCGCGCTGCGGCCGCGCCAGCTCGACGACTACGTCGGCCAGGAAAAGGTGCGCGGCCAGCTCGAGATCTTCATCGAAGCCGCCAAGCGCCGCTCCGAGCCGCTCGACCACGTGCTGCTGTTCGGGCCGCCGG is part of the Burkholderia pyrrocinia genome and harbors:
- a CDS encoding Re/Si-specific NAD(P)(+) transhydrogenase subunit alpha, whose amino-acid sequence is MHIGVPAETRANEARVAATPETVKKYAAAGHRVSIAKGAGIAASYPDEAYAAAGAELTDQSAAFDADLVLKVQAPIDTELPLLKRGSVLVGMLDPFNGEQAAKLAAAGVTGFALEAAPRTTRAQSLDVLSSQANIAGYKAVLVAAALYPRFFPMLMTAAGTVKAARVLILGAGVAGLQAIATAKRLGAVIEASDVRPAVKEQIESLGAKFLDVPFETDDEREAAQGVGGYARPMPPSWLGRQAALVHERAKQADIVITTALIPGRPAPTLISVETAQSMKPGSVLVDLAAGRGPEFDGRKSGNCPLTVADQVIVHNGVTIAGYTNLASMVASDASALYARNLLDFMKLIVAKDGTLNIDLTDDIVAATLLCRDGELTRK
- a CDS encoding NUDIX hydrolase, coding for MKPEIWTPHVTVAALVEHAGRFLVIEEETSTGLRINQPAGHLEAGETLADAVIRETLEETAHPFTPDALVGVYLAHYDRPGTAGATYLRFTFCGTAGEPVAGHVLDDGIIRTLWMTADELRACSERHRSPAVMRCVDDYLAGRRIPLDFVHTHSVAPRPEAFERQAVNK
- the mnmA gene encoding tRNA 2-thiouridine(34) synthase MnmA, yielding MSKRRVVVGMSGGVDSSVTAWLLKEQGYDVVGLFMKNWEDDDDGEYCSTRQDWIDVVSVADLIGIDVEAVNFAAEYKDRVFAEFLREYSAGRTPNPDVLCNAEIKFKAFLDHAMSLDAEMIATGHYARVRERDGRFELLKAFDHTKDQSYFLHRLNQAQLSKTMFPLGEMPKTKVREIAAQIGLPNAKKKDSTGICFIGERPFRDFLNRYLPTKPGPMKTPDGKVVGEHIGLAFYTFGQRKGIGLGGSKSGSGEPWFVAAKDIASNTLYVVQGHDHPWLLSRQLVAGNVSWVAGEPPAEGFACGAKTRYRQADAACAFGAATPGPEREARFSLAFDDAQWAVTPGQSAVLYDGEICLGGGIIESAATGDWQVLDATALADAR
- a CDS encoding FMN-binding glutamate synthase family protein; protein product: MFSRRYLAMWCAVLLFVAVAALAARHAIAWLWILIPAALVALGLYDLKQDRHAILRNYPLWGHFRFLFEFIRPEIRQYFVEDDTDEKPFSRAQRSLVYQRAKNVADNRPYGTELNVKAVAHEWISHSLAPTKLPNHDFRIRVGANRAQPYDISIFNISAMSFGSLSANAIRSLNLGAKKGGFAHDTGEGSLSKYHRENGGDIIWEIASGYFGCRNDDGTFNPDKFAKQAADPQVRMIEIKLSQGAKPGHGGVLPAAKITPEIAETRGVPMGKDCISPATHSEFSTPRGLLEFVERLRTLSGGKPTGFKLCVGHPWEFFGIAKAMVETGIVPDFIVVDGAEGGTGAAPLEFTDHVGVPLQEGLLLVHNTLVGIGVRDRVKLGASGKIITAFDVARTLAIGADWVNSARGFMFAVGCIQAQTCHTGRCPTGVATQDPVRQRALVVPDKADRVYNFHRNTLHALQELVQAAGLAHPSELRAHHIVQRIAPHEVRLMSQLLKYLKPGALLDGQTCGFTLYDKWWPIARSDSFTLGEAVYASIE
- a CDS encoding glutathione S-transferase family protein, with protein sequence MMKLIGSLSSPYVRKARIVLAEKKIDYKLELENVWAPETDIHASNPLGKVPCLVMEDGAAVFDSRVICEYVDTLSPVGKLIPPSGRERVEVRCWEALGDGVLDAAVAIRVEHTMRDEAQRSASWIARQQRKIDDGLVAMSQGLGGKTWCVGNHYSLADIALGCALGYLDFRMPELNWRDRHPNLDKHFVKLLQRQSFADTLPQN
- a CDS encoding aminopeptidase P N-terminal domain-containing protein, encoding MNAPLDPAIAVDVYRQRRERVLAALRAAGGGVAIVPTAPELLRNRDTAYPYRHDSYFHYLTGFTEPDAVLVLNAAAPHGAPESILFCRGKNADREIWEGFHYGPEAARDAFGFDAAFAVDVIDTEMPRLLADAGTVHYRFGASADFDRQLAGWIDAVRALARTGVAAPDALLDLTPLVDDMRLVKDEHELAIMMRAAHISALAHRRAMQVCRPGIREYELEAELLYTFRKHGAQAPAYGSIVAAGANACVLHYPAGNAAARDGDLILIDAACELDGYASDITRTFPANGRFSPAQRTLYDIVLAAQQAAIDATRADVPFEAPHDAAVRVLAQGLLDTGIIPKARFSNVDDVIAERAYTRFYMHRTGHWIGMDVHDCGDYRERLAERDGNGALPWRTLKPGMTLTVEPGLYVRAADDVPPEYWNIGIRIEDDAIVREQGCELITRGVPVAADEIEALMRAGA